Genomic segment of Chitinophaga varians:
CCGTTTTTATTTCGCCAATGCTGCCAACCCTACAAAGCCGCTGGAAGAATATCCTTACCCCAATCCGTTGTCATTGGGAGAAGGTACTAACTGGACCAAAGAAATCACCCGCGTAGCGCCTTACCAGAACTATACCTTGTCGGCCAACGGCGGTGACAAAGCCACGCAGTATTATTTCTCCGCCAATTACAACGACAACCAGGGCATCATTAAAAACAGCGGCCTGAAACGTTACCAGGTGCGGCTTAACCTCGACAGGACCATCAGCCGCTATGTGAAAGCAGGCGTGCGTTTTAACTATTCGCAGATCGCCCGCAAACTCAATAACGCCGACGTAGGTACGAGCACGTTATGGTACAGGTCCACCATCTTTTTGTCGCCTACCATGCCGGCATACAAGCCGGACGGCAGTTTCAACGATTGGAACACCCAGTGGTACAGCGGTACCCTGTTCGATTCACCGTTGGCCAATGTGGAGCTTAAACAAAACGATGCATTGGAAAAAAGCCTGAGCTCTATGGGATATATTGAAATCACCCCGATAAAAAATATCCTGATCAGGTCTACCGTATCGTATACAGATTATAGCAAGAATGACAACCAGTTCATTCCGTCCACCATGCCGTCCCGCGCCAATGCCAATACCGGTGCATACGCCTATAAGCGCAGCTATTTCGACAACAATATCCTGAATGAGAATACCATTACCTATAAAAACACCTGGAACCGTGTACACAACTTCGATGCGATGTACGGCTTCACTGTCCAGAAGAAAAAATTCAATAACATGTCCGCCAGCGGAAATGGTTATTTTATTGATGATATCGGCACCAACGACCTGGGTGCCTTACCTTCCAAAGAAACGATCAACATCGGTTCCTCGTTGGAAAACCTGGGCCGTATGTCGCACCTGGCGCGTATCAACTACAACTACCGCAACAAATATTATGTGACAGCTACCGGTCGTGCAGACGGCGCTTCCAACTTTTCACAAGACCACAAATGGGCTTATTTTCCTTCTGCCGCGGTGAAATGGAATATCGCCAACGAGCCGTTTATGCGCCGTTTCAGGGATATCAGCGAACTGTCTGTTCGCCTTAGTGCGGGTACATCCGGCAACGACGCTATTTCCAGGTACCAGTCGCTTTCCCGTCTTAATTCCACATCATCCGGATATCTGTTCGGCGGTACACAGCCGGTGGCTTACTATCCGGCACGTATTGAGAACGAAGGCCTCACCTGGGAGAAGACTACATCCTACAACGCCGGGCTGGATTTATCTTTCCTCAACAAAAGGGTAGACATCTCCCTGGAAGTATATAAAAGCAATACCTCCGATCTGCTGCTGACCGTCCAGCTGCCTACGCACACCGGCTTTGGTTCAAGGCTGGCCAATATCGGGAAGACTTCCAACAAAGGCATAGAACTGACGGTGAACACGGAAAACATCCGCCGGAAAAATTTCTCGTGGTCCACCACTTTCACCATCGCGCGCAACAAGCAGCTGGTGGAAGATATCGGCGGCCTGGACAGGGTATCTGTATATGACAATCCCTATGGCGCACAGTACATGATGTACGGCTATGTGAAAGGACAGCCGCTGAATGCCTTGTGGGGCATGGAATACGCCGGTGTATGGAAAAGCCAGGCGGAGATAGACCAGGACAAAAAAGATAAAAAATATGCATCGGCCGCAGTAAGTTATTATTCACCTGGCCGTCAGCGTTACATCGATCAGAACCATGATGGCGTCCTCGATAACAACGATATGGTGTATCTCGGAAATGCTGACCCTGACTTCTATGGCGGTATTCAGAACACGGTGAGATTTAAAAAGCTGATGATCTCTTTTTATTTCAACTACAGCGTAGGCGGACAGATTTACAATCCAACAGAACTGTTTATGGGCACCGGTACCTACCTAAGCAACCAATACCGTTATATGGTAAATGCCTGGCATCCTGTGCGGAATCCCAATTCCGACTATCCGCGGGCTGATTCAAAAGACGACATTCCCAACGACCGGTTTGTGCATTCCGCCACTTTCCTGCGGTTTAAAAACTTCTCTGTCGCCTATCCTTTTGACCTGAGCAAGATCACCCGTAAGCGGCTGCAGTCCATCTCCCTGTCGCTGGGCGGTAACAACCTGGTACTGTGGAAACACTATAACGGCTATGATCCGGAGGTGTCCACACAGAGCGGCGGTTCTACCATGCGCCGCATGGACAACGGCGCTTATCCCTCCAGCCGTACGATCACTTTCGGTGCTGAACTAAAATTTTAAAGTATTGGGTATGAAAAGAAAACTGAATTATATCGTTGCCTTGCTGTTGCTGGCCGGAGCCACAGGGTTTACCGGTTGTAAGAAGTTGCTGGAAGAAGAGCCCAGCAGTTTTGTCAGCCCCGGTGATTTTTTCAAAAACGAAAATCAATGTATCGCTGCGCTGAACGGTTGTTATATGCCGCTCAACAGCATCTATATCTCCGATCTGATCATTCCGCTGGAAGGTTCTACAGACCTGGCTTTCCTCAATTCCTCGCAACTGGATGCCAAGTTTGAAATATCTCCCGCCAATCCCGGTATGGGAGATAACGTCTGGACTGCCTGTTACAACGGCGTGATGTATTGCAACGCCGCTATTGATGGTATTGAGAAAGCCACGATCCCGGCCGACAGGAAGCCGCCGCTGAAAGCTGAAGGAGTAGTGCTGCGGGCCCTGTACTATTACATCCTTACCAGCACGTTCAATGATGTGCCTTATTATACGCAGAATGTCAACAGTCTGACTGCCCTCAATGAGGTAATGAAGCTGGGACGAATGAGCGCCACAGAAACGAGGGACAAACTGATCAAAGAGCTACAGGAATATGCACCGAAGCTGCCGCAGGCACGTACTTCCGAAGTGCCGCAGAACCGGGTGTCTGCCGCTATGGCGTATATGCTTATCGGTAAGATGGCCTTGTGGAACAAACAGTACCAGGTATGTGCGGATGCCATGGAAGCCATCCGGAAGGTATACGGACAGCTGGCGCAATACCCGTTACAGGATACATGGTTCCGCAATAAAAACACGCCGGAATCCATTTTTGAAGTGCAATATACCTGGTCGGCCACCGGACTGAAAAAGACCACCAACGTGGCCGCCTTCTTTACGCCCACCAAGGCTTCCGGTACCAGCACCTACGACGGCGTGAACATCCCCGAGTTAGGCACCAAAGCGAATCCTTTTAACTCCGTGACACCTACTGAATATTTCATGAAGCTATACGATTACGCCGATCCGCGCAGGGAGATGATATTGGCCTACAGCTACAATGGCGCTTATTTCAAGCGTCCTATGCAGAACAACGGTACCGGCAAAGCCTGGATGGGGCCTAAGTTCTGGTGCCCTGCCATGGACAACATCGCAGATGGCAATAACCAGAAAGTATTCCGTTATGCCGACGCCCTGCTGATGCTGGCCGAAGCAGCCAACGAAACCGGCGATGCCGGCCTCGCACTGCAATGCCTGAACGAAGTAAAAGGCCGCGCCTATGATGCACTGAAGCTTCCGGCTTATCCTGGAAAAACGGAGTTTTTCGAGGAAGTGAAAAAAGAACGGGCCCGAGAACTGATGGGCGAATACGGCCGCAAATGGGACCTGGTAAGGTGGGGCGTTTTTTATAAAGCAGTCAGCGAAACAGCCGGCGCAGAGTATGAAGTCATCAAAAACAACCTGCGGCCTTATCACGAATATTATCCGATACCGGACAAGGAAGTATTGCGTTCCGGTGGTATTCTAACTAATCCAGCTTATAAATAATTTATCATGAACCGTTTTTTAGTATCGCTGTTTTTATGCCTGTATATAGCCGGCGCGCAGGCGCAGGCGCCCTTTCGAGTATTGAGCTATAATATCCTGGAAGGCATGGTCACTGACACCACCAAAGGAAAAGAAGTGTTTGTACAATGGGTGAAACAATTCAACCCGGATATCGTTGCGCTGCAGGAGTGCAACAAGTTTACCCAAAAAACACTGGAGGAACTGGCCGCTACCTGGGGTCATCCTTATGCCGTGATCGTAAAGGAAAATGGTTATCCTACCGGTCTTACTTCGCGGTACCCGATCACCAATATCCGCAAAGTGAATGAAAACATGACCCATGGCTTTATCATGGCGAATGTGCTGGACTATAATATCGTGGTATTGCACCTTAATCCGCATAAGTTCCGCAAGCGCCGCGAAGAGATCGCCAATATCCTCGCCAATGTGGAACAAACGAAAGAAAAGCGTGGCTGGATACTCATGGGGGATTTTAATTCCAATACCGCACAGGACATGGCCCGGCTGGACACCAACCGGATCAAGCTGGCGCATCTCAATGCAGTGAAAAAAAATCCCAATATCGAAAACCTGGACAACGGCAGTATCGATTTTGAAGTACAACAACGTATGCTGGACGCCGGGTTTATAGACGCACTGTTTGAACAGGACAGGCTGGAACGTGCCACCGGAGGCAAGGATATCATCCGCAGTACGTCCCGTATCGATTACATCTATCTCAGTAAAGACCTGGCGAAGAAACTAAAGACCTGTCACTTTATCTATGATGATTTCACTGCAAAGTACTCCGACCACAAACCGGTGTACATGGAGCTGAAAAAATAAATGTTGTCATGAAAAGAAATTTATTCAACTGTTATACACTCCTGGCAGCAGCTTTCCTGGTGGCCGTTGCAGCCTGCCGTAAAAGCGAAGACTATCGTTTCAGCACGCCGCTGGCGATCGACGCCCGCATTATCCGGTTGGGCGCTGCTGCCGATACTACCCGCTTTATTGTGTACGCTGACGGCGACTGGAAACTGGAACTGACAGACGAAGCGCCGTGGCTGCAACTGCAAACCACCAGCGGGCATGGCAAAAGCGACGCGCTGGTGCAAGTCACCGACAACAGCGGCCAGCTGCCACGCGCTGCCAAACTGGTAGTAAAAGGGGGTGGTAAATCAGATACCATCGTGCTGCAGCAAAAGGGGCTTACGCCGGCGCTGGCCATCACCGATGAAACGGCACAGGCCATCGCCAATGGCGGCACCTACAAATCCGGTATCAATACCAATGTACCGCTGGAACGGATGGCCATCAGCTACGGTTACGACGCTACGGGAGCTGTCAACTGGGTGTCCGGTCTTCAGGTAAAAGACGGTTATCTGTTCTTTAAAGTAGATACAAACCAGCTGCCTGTGGCGCGCACGGTAATGCTCCGCCTCAGTTACCTCGATGCATTAGGCACCACCACCCAAGACAGCATGCTGATCAAACAACAGCCGGGCATGAGCTACGAAGGCGCTGTGCAGAAGGATTTCGCCTATGTAAAACAGTCCCTGGCCAATGGTGTGGTCAACGAAAATATTTTTGTGGAAGGCGTGGTGATCAGCGATAAAGGGCATCCTAATATCGCGCAGAACCTTAATAAATCTACCGACAAACACAGTCTTGATAAAACCGAAAACAGTATAGCCGTTTACGTGCAAAGCCCGGACGGCAGCAACGGTCTTTACTTCAAGACTAAAACGCCCGGTGATAATATCTTCAACTTCAACGACCGGGTGAAGATATGGTTGAAGGGCGCGACGGTACAGCAATTACAAAACCCTTCCCGGACCATCATCTCCGGCATTGATGTAATACACATCATGAAAAAAGATGTGGGCACCGGCATGCTTCAACCTAAAGAAAAATATATCTCCGCTTTAACAGATAATGATCTTTATACTTATGTGAAGCTGAAAGATGTGGAAATCTCTGTTCCCAGTGGCGCATTCACAAATATCAACGAAGGGTACGTAGCGCGTATGGACTGTTACCCCACCCATATCCGTGACATACAAGGCAGCAGCCTGAACATGCTGACCAACCTCGATGTGCTGTACCGCCGTGATGGTAAACGGGTACCGCAAGGCTCCGGTTCCATCACCGGCGTACTGGTACACGAAGAGTATGACCGCTACGGCGGAGATATCGGCCGGTACTCCATCCGCCACCTGAAGCGGGAAGATATTGCGCTCAACGAAGACCGCAGCAACGGTTTCTCCAATGTGCTCGTGGAATGGAGCCGGTTTAAAACAGAATATGCCGCTACGCCTACTGAGTCGCAGAACCCGTTGACCCCGGATTTGGGCAACGGCCGTATCTACCAGAGTGGCAAAAAATACCTCGATTTCACTACTAACGGTATCACCCCTACGACAGATTACAACGGTCTGCTGCAGGAACCTACTACCAACAAAGGCGCTGTGAGCAATGGCGGCTGGGGTTGCAAAGGCTGGTGGAACGCTACTGCCAATACCGGCGAGTCCTGGATCATCGAGGTATCCACGACGGGTATCAGTTCCCCGGTGTCGTTACAGGTGGAAGGCAACAGCGATATTGGCGGCCCACGTAATTTTGTCGCCGAATGGTCGGTGGATAATACCACCTGGAACAGCCTGGGCAACTTCACCTTCCAGGACGTGGCCAATTGGTCTAACACTTTGCTGACGCAGGTGGCGGGGCAGAAGGTGTTAAATTTCCAGTTGCCGCAGGCGGCATCGGGGCAAGATAAGTTGTATATCCGGCTGCGGGTGGCAAATAAAAATGCCGGTACCACGAATGCTGCTACCGGCGGGACGATAGCGGCTACCGCGACATGCAGGCTGTCGCATGTGTCGGTGAAGTATAATAAGTAGGAATATACATCAAAACATAAAGGCCCGCCTCTTTAAGGTGGGCCTTTATGTTTTGATGTATATTAGAGAGGTCGCTGGCTGCATACACTTTAATTTTCTCCAGGTGGCTGAAAGCAAATAAAGAAAAGCATGGATGAGGCTTGTCCGGCCATCCTCCGAACTTTTCTTACCTTCGCGCCATGAACGAAGAACAACTGATCTCCTGGGTGAGAAAATGTATGCAGCCTATTGGTCCTATCAGTACGCGGCCAATTATGCAGGGACAGGCTATTTATCTGGAAGGTGTTCTCTTCGCTTATGTGGCGGGAGAGCGGCTTTGGTTCCGGACGGATGATGAAAGCGACCTCGTATGGGACGCTGCCGGCAGCGAGTGGCTGCGCGGCGCTAAGAAAGACGGAACGCCTACGTACGAACCTTATCGCAGCGCACCGGAATCGGCCTATACGGACGAGAAGGAGATGCGTAAGTGGGCCAAGCAGGGCATGGCTGCCGGAAGACGCGGCAAGACAAAGCTGTAAGCTAAAGAGGAAGATTGTAGCTCACCTTCACTTTGTCCATCACTACGTGGGTATAAAAATGTTTGAGGTTTTGGTTGTCCATGAGATGTTTTTTGGAGAACGCCTCAAAATGCGCCATATCCCGCGTATGCACGATGAGCACAAAATCATATGTACCCGTAACATAATAGCACTGCGCCACCTCGGCGCAGTTTTTCATGGCGGCCTTGAATTTATCTATTGACTTGGAGCTGCCTTCATGTAATACCACGTCCACTACACAGGTAATGCCTACGCCCGCCGCCAGGGGGGAAACGATGGCCACATCCGCTTCAATGACTTTTTCGTTCCGCAGTCTGGTCAGCCGCCGCTGTACGGCGCTCTGGCTGAGGTTGACTTCCTCCGCCAGCTGCTCTGTGGTCAGCCGGTTGTTTTGTTGCAACAGCCGGAGCAATGCTTTATCATAATCATCCAGTTGAAACATAATTTACCCGTTTATAGGAGGAAAATAGGCAAAATATGCCGGTTATGTGCAGATAATGCAGAAATTAGTCGGAATCGCGCTGGTATTTTTGCATAGAGAAAAACAATAATACCATGACCATACATACCCCGGCAGATACCGTATTTTCAACAGCAGAAATACGCCGGTTCAGAGACGAGACTACCGGCACCCGGCAGGTAGTACACCTCAATAACGCGGGGTCAGGCCTGATGCCCGATGTGGTGACACAGGCACAACTGGACCATCTCACACTGGAATCCCGCATCGGCGGCTATGAGGCTTCTGCTTTACAGGCAGAGGTAATAAAAGGCTTTTACCAGCAATGTGCGTTGCTGCTGAACTGCCGGCCGTCCAATATCGCGTTTACAGCCAGTGCAACGGACGCTTATACCAGGGCCTTGTCGGCCGTGCCTTTTGAAAAAGATGATGTAATACTGACAGACCGCGATGACTTCGTGTCCAACCAGATCCAGTTCCTTTCCTTGCAGAAAAGGATAGGCGTCAGGATTGTGCATATTAACAATGCCGCCATCGGCGGGGTAGACCTGGACGACCTGCAGGAAAAGCTGCATCATTACAAACCACGGCTGCTGGCCATTACACATATTCCTACCAACTCCGGACTGGTACAGCCGGTTGAAGACATCGCCGCTATCTACGAAGGGTATTCAAAAACACATCCCGGTAAAACCTGGTATATACTGGATGCCTGCCAGAGCGCCGGACAAATGAAGCTGGATGTGAAAGCGCTGCAATGTGATTTTCTGAGCATGACCTGCCGTAAGTTCCTGAGAGGCCCCCGTGGCACCGGGGCGCTCTTTATCAGCGACAGGGCCTTGCAGGCCGGCCTGGAACCGATGTTCATCGACATGCGGGGCGCAGAGTGGACCAGCAAAGACACCTATCAGCAACAGCCCGATGCCAAACGGTTCGAGGACTGGGAATTTGCCTATTCCACCGTGATAGGCACCAAGGCGGCGATTGAATATTGTTTGCATATCGGAGAAGAACGCATCTGGCAACAGGTACGGCTGATGGCTGCCATCACGAGGGAGAAGCTGGCAGCACTTGATAAGGTAAGGGTATTGGACCGCGGGCCGGAAAGAGGCGGACTGGTGACTTTTCATGTAGATGGTAATGATCCGGTGCATATCGTGCAGGAGCTGCTACAAAGAAAGATCAATGTGGTGCCCAGCTACCGTGCCTTTGGACTGCTTGACTTCGACGAAAAAGGAGTGAAATGGGCCGTGAGGGCATCACCGCATTACTATAACACCGTAGATGAAATAGACTTTTTCATTGCGTCGTTAAAAGAGATTATATAAATAACAGACGGTGTCTTCACTAAAGAAGGCACCGTTCTTTTTTATTAAGCGTACGTTTTACCCTCGCAGCGAAAAAAGTATGCGTCTTTGTTAAAATCAAATGAACAACCTATACTATTTTTCTCCATATTTGTTATAAGATTCAACCGAAATTTAATGACCTTGAGCGAACAGGAAACAGACAACCGTGACTCCCGAAGCGTGCTGTAAAATCAACACAGAACTGTATTTCCACTAACTGAACTAAAGCTGATCCTTGTACTGACGAGCGTTATGAAATCCTGAAGACGACCACGTACCCACAGTTTTTTTGCTGACAAATGATGACTGACTAAAGACGTTTTTTTGACTATTTTTAATGCAAACGATTGCATCTCAAATAGTTAACTGCTGCTAATCTGATCGGGAAGATAGCAGTAGTCGTGCTTTTCCCGGGTATTTTAATGCAAACGATTGCAATTTTCTTTTCTGCTAACTATTTATCAACCATAAAACCAGTACGCATGTACGAAAATTTACCAGTACCACAATAAAAATAATACAACACTGACATCAACCAAAGCAGTTTAATTACCAGCGGGAGCTATCGCAGTGCCCTGCCTGAGAGACCTATGCCCACGGCTAATGGTCTGCCTAAATAAATTTCACATGAAAAACAGATTTCTCTTTCTCCTATGTTGCATAGGGGTGTTGTTGCTGGTAATCCTGCCGGGAAAAACACCTGCACAGCAGAAGACAACAACCGGCACCGTCACGGAAAAAAGCCTTAAAAAAGAAGTGCGCGGACTGGTAACGGATACCGCCGGCTCTCCCATGCCAGGCGTCACCGTACTCGTAAAAAACAGTCCCAACATCGGTACCACCACCGATATGAACGGCCGGTACATCCTCGCGGTACCGGAGAATACTACCGTGATCGTATATACGATGGTAGGCTATACGCCACAGGAAATACCACTTACCAGCCGCGGCGTCATCAACGTACAACTGAAACCTTCTTCCAGCCAGTTGAACGAAACGGTAGTTGTAGCCTATGGTAAACAGAAAAAAGCATCTGTCATCGGCTCTATCACCACCATCAATCCGGGGGAACTGAAAGTACCTTCCAGCAATCTCACCACGGCACTGGCAGGCCGCCTCGCCGGCGTAATCGCCTACCAGCGCAGCGGAGAGCCAGGCATGGACAACGCGGAATTCTTTATCCGCGGCGCCACTACCTTCGGCTACAAAAAAAGCCCGCTCATCCTCATCGATGGCATCGAATATGACGTGACAGAACTGGCCCGCCTCACCACAGACGATATCGCCAGCTTCTCCATCATGAAAGACGCCACGGCCAACGCGCTATACGGCGCCCGCGGCGCTAATGGCGTTATCCTCGTCACCACAAAAGAAGGCAAGGAAGGCAAAGCCAGATTCAACCTCCGCCTGGAAAACTCCATCTCTGCACCCACCCGCGACGTGGAACTGGCAGACCCCATCACCTACATGGAGCTGAACAACGAAGCAGTGCTCACCCGCAACCCGCTGGCACCGGTAACCTATCCGCAGAGCAAAATAGACAACACCAAAGCAGGTACCAATAAAGATGTATTTCCTACTACCAACTGGAAAGAGATGCTCTTTAAAAAACAAACGGTCAACAAACGCGCTAACTTCAACCTCGGCGGCGGCGGACAAATAGCCACCTACTTTGTGTCCGGCGGCTATACGAAAGATAACGGCATCCTCAACGTGGACGGCCGCAACAACTTCAACAACAACATCGACCTTACCACCTATACGCTGCGCTCCAACGTCAATATCCGCGTCACCAAGTCCACCAGCGCCATGGTACGCCTCCATGGCACCTTCGATGAATATAAAGGCCCGATAGACGGCGGCGAAAAACTCTATCAGAAAATGCTCTGGTCCAACCAGGTGCTATTCCCGGCTTATTACCCCGCAGACGATGCCCACCAGTTTGTTTCCCACCCGCTCTTCGGCAACTTCAACAACGGCGAATACCTGAACCCTTACGCCGACATGGTGAAAGGATATAAACAATACTCCCGTTCCCTCATGCTGGCACAGTTTGAAGTAAAACAAGACCTGTCCTCTTTCATCACCAAAGGCCTGTCTGTCCGCGCTATGATGAACACCAACCGGCAGGCTTACTTCGACGTGTCGCGCCAGTATACCCCTTTCTGGTATGCGGCCAACAACTACGATAAGCTCAACAACACCTACGTATTGCGGGATATCAACCCGGACCAGGGCACGGATTACCTGAACTATGTGCCCGGTAAAAGGACCGTGGCTTCTACCTTCTATCTGGAGTCCGCAGTGGATTATAACCGTACTTTCGATAAACACGGACTGGCAGGCATGCTCATCTTCATTGCACGCAATAACCTCCAGACGATCGATGATATTTCCAATCCTTCTGTGAACCTGTTACAGAAATCGCTGCCTTCCCGCAACCTGGGCTTGTCCGGCCGTGCCACCTATTCCTACGATAATCGTTTCTTCGGTGAATTCAATTTCGGTTACAACGGTTCCGAACGTTTCTATAAAACAGAACGCTACGGTTTCTTCCCCTCCGCAGGCGCGGCCTGGTTCGTTTCCAACGAAAAATTCTTTAAACCGCTGGAGAGGGTGGTCAATAAGCTGAAGATCAGGGCCAACTATGGCCTCGTAGGCAACGACGCCATTGGTAACGAAGATGACCGCTTCTTCTACCTCTCCAATGTGAACATGAACGACAGCAAGAAAGGCGCTACTTTCGGCGTGAATGGCGGCTACAACCGTTCCGGTATCTCCATTGGCCGTTACGATAACCAGGCCATCACCTGGGAAACCGCCAGGAATTCCACTTTCGGACTGGAGATAAGCCTCTTTAATAAGCTGGACATCATCGCGGAATATTTTACCGAACAACGTTACAATATCCTGATGGACCGCGCTTCCACGCCCAAGACCATGGGGCTGCAGGCTACGCCTAAAGCCAATGTGGGCAAAGCACAGTCCAATGCTTTTGACTTTACGGCAGATTTTAATACCAACATCGGCAAAGAGTTTTTCCTGACCATGCGCGGCAACTTCACCTTCGCGCGCAATAAATTCCAGGCCTACGAAGAGCCACGCTACGATGAATGGTACCGTTACCACGTCGGCTACCCGATCTCTCAACGCTGGGGATATATCGCGGAGCGTCTCTTTATCGATGATGAGGAAGTAAGAAGCTCTCCCCAGCAGGCTTTTGGCAACTTCAAAACCATGGGAGGCGATATCAAATTCCGTGACGTAAACGGCGACGGCCAGATCACGCCCAGCGATATGGTGCCTATCGGTTATCCTACCACACCGGAAATTATCTATGGCTTCGGCTTCAGCGCCAAATACAAAGGCGTGGATTTCTCCGCTTTCTTCCAGGGTTCCGCCCGTTCTTCCTTCTGGATCGATGTAAATGCCACCTCACCTTTTATCGATGTGGACGACAACGGTGCCGTGACCTCCGAAACACAGCTGCTGAAGGCCTATGCAGACAGCCACTGGTCAGAAGAGAACCGTAACCTGTACGCGCTCTGGCCCCGCCTCAGCCCTGTGCTCAATACCAACAGTACCCAGAGCAGCACCTGGTTCATGCGTAACGGCGCCTTCCTGCGCCTCAAACAGGTGGAGCTGGGCTACACCGTGCCGCAGCGTCTTATCCAGCGTATTCACATGTCTAATCTGCGTATATACGCCAA
This window contains:
- a CDS encoding SusC/RagA family TonB-linked outer membrane protein, producing MMSKQLYTPRPTIPPGPMPRQNNSRQARSRTLWPCMLLLSAILCLQVQARTLGQSITLSGKNLSFKEIFQALEKQTGYVVFYNTAMLSRTKPVTITVKNMNITEFLHAVMADQPIDFEISAKTITIKEKTKTPPETAPEPPGNVPAKDPPVKGKVLDNEGNPLPGATVAVAGSTHGVQTNEKGEFTITAAKSASLLITYIGFERRVVVLAHEQQPLNIQLTPAKKDINEVVVIGYGAVAKKDLTGAVSTVRPADIEGLPVTRVDQMLQGRIAGAEIVSADGEPGSGTSVRIRGTRSITASNEPLYIVDGLMDGITSLNELNPSDIASINVLKDASSTAIYGSRGSNGVIIITTKSGANRAGKTNFTFRSDLGSSVLPRYLDLMNATEFAQLQNDRFYFANAANPTKPLEEYPYPNPLSLGEGTNWTKEITRVAPYQNYTLSANGGDKATQYYFSANYNDNQGIIKNSGLKRYQVRLNLDRTISRYVKAGVRFNYSQIARKLNNADVGTSTLWYRSTIFLSPTMPAYKPDGSFNDWNTQWYSGTLFDSPLANVELKQNDALEKSLSSMGYIEITPIKNILIRSTVSYTDYSKNDNQFIPSTMPSRANANTGAYAYKRSYFDNNILNENTITYKNTWNRVHNFDAMYGFTVQKKKFNNMSASGNGYFIDDIGTNDLGALPSKETINIGSSLENLGRMSHLARINYNYRNKYYVTATGRADGASNFSQDHKWAYFPSAAVKWNIANEPFMRRFRDISELSVRLSAGTSGNDAISRYQSLSRLNSTSSGYLFGGTQPVAYYPARIENEGLTWEKTTSYNAGLDLSFLNKRVDISLEVYKSNTSDLLLTVQLPTHTGFGSRLANIGKTSNKGIELTVNTENIRRKNFSWSTTFTIARNKQLVEDIGGLDRVSVYDNPYGAQYMMYGYVKGQPLNALWGMEYAGVWKSQAEIDQDKKDKKYASAAVSYYSPGRQRYIDQNHDGVLDNNDMVYLGNADPDFYGGIQNTVRFKKLMISFYFNYSVGGQIYNPTELFMGTGTYLSNQYRYMVNAWHPVRNPNSDYPRADSKDDIPNDRFVHSATFLRFKNFSVAYPFDLSKITRKRLQSISLSLGGNNLVLWKHYNGYDPEVSTQSGGSTMRRMDNGAYPSSRTITFGAELKF
- a CDS encoding RagB/SusD family nutrient uptake outer membrane protein; this encodes MKRKLNYIVALLLLAGATGFTGCKKLLEEEPSSFVSPGDFFKNENQCIAALNGCYMPLNSIYISDLIIPLEGSTDLAFLNSSQLDAKFEISPANPGMGDNVWTACYNGVMYCNAAIDGIEKATIPADRKPPLKAEGVVLRALYYYILTSTFNDVPYYTQNVNSLTALNEVMKLGRMSATETRDKLIKELQEYAPKLPQARTSEVPQNRVSAAMAYMLIGKMALWNKQYQVCADAMEAIRKVYGQLAQYPLQDTWFRNKNTPESIFEVQYTWSATGLKKTTNVAAFFTPTKASGTSTYDGVNIPELGTKANPFNSVTPTEYFMKLYDYADPRREMILAYSYNGAYFKRPMQNNGTGKAWMGPKFWCPAMDNIADGNNQKVFRYADALLMLAEAANETGDAGLALQCLNEVKGRAYDALKLPAYPGKTEFFEEVKKERARELMGEYGRKWDLVRWGVFYKAVSETAGAEYEVIKNNLRPYHEYYPIPDKEVLRSGGILTNPAYK
- a CDS encoding endonuclease/exonuclease/phosphatase family protein yields the protein MNRFLVSLFLCLYIAGAQAQAPFRVLSYNILEGMVTDTTKGKEVFVQWVKQFNPDIVALQECNKFTQKTLEELAATWGHPYAVIVKENGYPTGLTSRYPITNIRKVNENMTHGFIMANVLDYNIVVLHLNPHKFRKRREEIANILANVEQTKEKRGWILMGDFNSNTAQDMARLDTNRIKLAHLNAVKKNPNIENLDNGSIDFEVQQRMLDAGFIDALFEQDRLERATGGKDIIRSTSRIDYIYLSKDLAKKLKTCHFIYDDFTAKYSDHKPVYMELKK
- a CDS encoding DUF5689 domain-containing protein codes for the protein MKRNLFNCYTLLAAAFLVAVAACRKSEDYRFSTPLAIDARIIRLGAAADTTRFIVYADGDWKLELTDEAPWLQLQTTSGHGKSDALVQVTDNSGQLPRAAKLVVKGGGKSDTIVLQQKGLTPALAITDETAQAIANGGTYKSGINTNVPLERMAISYGYDATGAVNWVSGLQVKDGYLFFKVDTNQLPVARTVMLRLSYLDALGTTTQDSMLIKQQPGMSYEGAVQKDFAYVKQSLANGVVNENIFVEGVVISDKGHPNIAQNLNKSTDKHSLDKTENSIAVYVQSPDGSNGLYFKTKTPGDNIFNFNDRVKIWLKGATVQQLQNPSRTIISGIDVIHIMKKDVGTGMLQPKEKYISALTDNDLYTYVKLKDVEISVPSGAFTNINEGYVARMDCYPTHIRDIQGSSLNMLTNLDVLYRRDGKRVPQGSGSITGVLVHEEYDRYGGDIGRYSIRHLKREDIALNEDRSNGFSNVLVEWSRFKTEYAATPTESQNPLTPDLGNGRIYQSGKKYLDFTTNGITPTTDYNGLLQEPTTNKGAVSNGGWGCKGWWNATANTGESWIIEVSTTGISSPVSLQVEGNSDIGGPRNFVAEWSVDNTTWNSLGNFTFQDVANWSNTLLTQVAGQKVLNFQLPQAASGQDKLYIRLRVANKNAGTTNAATGGTIAATATCRLSHVSVKYNK
- a CDS encoding TfoX/Sxy family protein; translated protein: MNEEQLISWVRKCMQPIGPISTRPIMQGQAIYLEGVLFAYVAGERLWFRTDDESDLVWDAAGSEWLRGAKKDGTPTYEPYRSAPESAYTDEKEMRKWAKQGMAAGRRGKTKL
- a CDS encoding Lrp/AsnC family transcriptional regulator, which encodes MFQLDDYDKALLRLLQQNNRLTTEQLAEEVNLSQSAVQRRLTRLRNEKVIEADVAIVSPLAAGVGITCVVDVVLHEGSSKSIDKFKAAMKNCAEVAQCYYVTGTYDFVLIVHTRDMAHFEAFSKKHLMDNQNLKHFYTHVVMDKVKVSYNLPL